In Firmicutes bacterium ASF500, a single genomic region encodes these proteins:
- the blaI_3 gene encoding Penicillinase repressor: MSTKLTDAELKVMDVLWEEGELSAVELAKKMNARIGWARNTTYTVAKKLVEKGAVKRRDPFICQAAISRKSVQREEATELIDKLFDGSAELFLSTYVSGKKLSSDEIDGLRRIVEELK, translated from the coding sequence ATGTCGACAAAATTAACAGACGCTGAATTGAAGGTTATGGATGTATTATGGGAAGAAGGTGAGCTGTCCGCAGTTGAACTGGCAAAAAAAATGAACGCCCGCATTGGCTGGGCGCGCAACACCACATATACGGTTGCCAAGAAGCTGGTTGAGAAAGGCGCGGTGAAACGACGTGACCCGTTTATCTGCCAAGCAGCCATATCCAGGAAATCCGTCCAGCGGGAGGAGGCCACGGAACTGATCGACAAGCTCTTTGACGGCTCCGCAGAGCTGTTCCTGTCGACCTACGTCAGCGGAAAGAAGCTGTCCAGCGACGAGATCGACGGTCTGCGGCGGATCGTGGAAGAGCTGAAATGA